A stretch of DNA from Orcinus orca chromosome 3, mOrcOrc1.1, whole genome shotgun sequence:
cttaatttaaaaatatcaaccaGGTATTTTTCATGAATAAATGATTCATTCAAAATGTAGcataaaccaattttttttttttttggttttggggttttttttaaatatcagttttattttttcctcattgatGCAGAACATAGCTTACTGTAACATCAagtcttagggggaaaaaaagaaaatcagaaagcaaAACCAACCCCAAACAAACATAACACACAACCATGACATAATTTGGCAACAGTCTAGGCTTAGAAATTTAAGAAGCTTGGAAGAGGAATAAAATATTCAACTTTTGTTAGTTCTGTCCTTGGACTTAAAAGATTATTTGGTATAAAAACTTTTTGTTTGTAAGTTGATGGTTGTATTATTGAAGGGTACAGGGAGACTCAAAGAGGAGCCTAGCTCATGAGAGAGATGCATTACTGATAAAGGGAGAAGAGCTCGTGTACACTTGGCAAGACTAAGGGGTTTTTGTCGGAAATCTGTCTGTGGTTATATGATGGCTAATGACACATGCTTATTACCTTCACTCATAAAGGTAGAGGCAGTGCTATTATGGTCTCATCTACTCTGTACAACTCATATATTGTGGACATTAGCAGAATGACAAAGGAGCTCCCAGTTGATGAAACCTCCTACTGAGCCATGACTGCACCAGATCTGCTCCTGCACCCATGCCCAACAAAGCTTTCAGAAAGTTCACTGGTGTTTAAAAGGCACTAAGGAAAGAGAACCTTTCCTCACCGTTTCCCTCCTCTTTAAGGAAGTGAGCTCTTGCAAAATACAAGGGGGCGGCTAACAGGTAAAGAACAGATCTATGTTCTTATCCTGTTCTTTTATGGTATTGTTTCTAGAAGACTTGGTAAACTGTCTTTCCTATGTTTTTTTAGAGAAATGAGCATACTATAGATGTgcatctattaaaaattaaaatgtttacgaGTGTTTTTTTGGCATGAGggcttttaaaagattataaaatatatacttaaatgcTTGACTCCAGAGGTTTTAAGACAGAagggtttaattaaaaaaataaataagtatactaTACTAGTGATCTGAGTGTGAACAATAGGAAGGACTAGAAATTACCAAGAGAAACAAGAGGAGCTAGATACTTTCGTgggggaaaaagaatctgaatgtATGTGGAAcattaagaaaaaggaattattttaatCAAGATGGTTAATTTGAAATCTttcattctgagccgtgtgggTCCAATTTATAATTGTCTAGTTTCACAGTATATATATTTGCCAGTTTGTGGCCTGTGTAACTTTGGCTTTGGGCATCTGAGGAAACGAAGGAAAaaactcctttcttccttccttattaCTTCATCCTCTGCTAGCGTTCTCCTTTGTAAATGACTACATCTACCAACATCTATCATTAAAATCTGTGCCAAAGATATGATTAATTCCACCCATAACTGATGAATGTTTTCTGGTTGTATTTCTCAAGGCAAATGTCCCTAATAATACCACATATTAAAAgccatataaatacatagatggagaaacaaaaacagacacaggctATGTAAGCAATAAAGAGTTTGTGCAGAACTAGAAACAAAATAGAAGTTCACCTCTGTCAGAGGTATGGGGTTAATTTCTCTTGCTGAGGCTCAGGTTTCCCCTTGACGGGTCTTTAATGGTTCACCTAAGCTCCAGTGGAGgggtatatttcttctttgttaagCAAACATGCCCAGGTAGAGCTGCTTCTCTTTCCGATGGTAGCTGCTGAGTTCTGACTGCATTAGCTGAAGGTACCGCCGGACACTGGCGTCTTTTGGCTGCCTATTGACAGCAGCCATGAGGTAGTGCCGAGCCTGGTCATAGTTCTGCAGGTGGAAAGAGGCCACCCCAGCCCGATACAGGGCCTTGGCATTATCAGGCTGTCGTTCCAGGACCTTCTGACTGTATTCTTTCACCCGTTCATAGTTTACTGGCTCCATCTGAAGAAGACAGGCAGCTAAGTTGTTGTAGCAGTCTGTCTGGGTGGTGTGCAGTACGTTTTCCTGTTCAGGTGTGAGGGCCGGGCCCTGAGGTCCCAGATTAGGTATCGGGGAGGGCAGACTTGGATCCAGACCCCGCAGCTGCTGCAGAGCTCGATGGTACCCACACACAGCATCTCGGCACTTCCCTTCCCGGTAACATTGGTTTCCTTCCTCCTTGTACAGCTGGGCCTCCTGCAGGCGCTTCTCCATAACTTTGTCACCCAGTGCTCTTGAGGAAGTGGGAGTGAAAGAGCAACCGAAGCTCTGGGGATAGGAGTGAAATAACCGATTTTGTTAGCCCActtaaaaaggcaagaaattctcCTTCTCCAGGAGGCCTCTCAGGGAATGAGGTTTCCTTGATTCTACTACagccccttcctttcttctctgcagTTATTTTTCAATCTCTAGACGTGCAGGGGATTGATCAGGGAGAGGACGTGGGAGGAGTAAAGCCAGAGATTAATCAATTTCCTAAAGCGGTGACTCCGGTGTAAGGAGCCTCCACGAAAAAGCGAAGGCCGTACTACAAAATTCAACcaatgtttggttttttgttttttgttttaacatctttattggagtataattgctttacaatagtg
This window harbors:
- the LOC101288548 gene encoding tetratricopeptide repeat protein 9C-like encodes the protein MEKRLQEAQLYKEEGNQCYREGKCRDAVCGYHRALQQLRGLDPSLPSPIPNLGPQGPALTPEQENVLHTTQTDCYNNLAACLLQMEPVNYERVKEYSQKVLERQPDNAKALYRAGVASFHLQNYDQARHYLMAAVNRQPKDASVRRYLQLMQSELSSYHRKEKQLYLGMFA